In the Burkholderia contaminans genome, CGAATACGACGCGTATCGGCTCACGACGCTGCGACAGGACACGCGCGGCCTCGCGCACGCGGCGATCGACCTGCTCGCCGACCGGATGCAGACGTTCGACGGCCCGTCGCGCACGCGCATCGTGACGGTCACGCAGGTGGTGCGGGCCAGCTGCGCATAACCAGGGGAGATCGGGCGCGGCGGCGCCGCGCGTCACTTCAGCCCGCCCGCGAACCCGCGCAGCAGGTAGCGCTGCACATAGCCGGCCACGGCCAGCGTGGGCAGCGATGCCATCAGCCCCGCGCTCATCAGGTCGCCCCAGTCGATGCCGTTCTCCGTCACATAGCCGGCAATCGCGAGCGGCAGCGTGAAGCGGCTCGGCGTCGACACGAACAGCAGCGCGATCAGGAATTCGTTCCACGCGGCGATGAACACGAAGATCGCGGTCGCGATCAGCCCCGGCGCGCACAGCGGCAGCACGATCTGCACGAGGCGTCGAGCAAGCCCCGCGCCGTCGATGCAGGCGGCTTCCTCGTATTCGATCGGCACGTCGCGCACGAACGCGAGCAGCATCCAGATCGCCATCGGCAGCGCGTAGATCTGGTACGCGAGCATCAGGCCGAGCGTCGAATCGAGCAGGTGCAGCCGCTTCGCGAGCGCGAACAGCGGCACCGCGATCGTGATCGGCGGCATCAGCTTCAACGCGAGCACGAGCACCAGGAACAGCAGGTCCAGCCGCGCCGGAAAACGCAGCCGCACGAGCGCGTACGCGGCCGGAAACGCGAGCGCCAGCGCGAGCAGCGTCGTGCCGAAGCCGACCAGCAGCGAATTGAACAGCGGCGCGCCGATGCCGTTGGACCATACCGACGCGAAATGCTCGAAGGTCGGCGCGGCCGGCCAGATCCGCAACGGATGATCGAGCCGTTCGAGTGTCGGCATGAACGCCGCGCCGGCCATCCACAGGCACGGCAGCAGCAACAGCGCGAGCGCGGCGATGCGCAACGCCCACGGCATCGCGCGACCGAATGCGGCGCCCGTTCGCGCGCCCGTGATGCGAGCGGGTTGCGCCGTCATGCGCGCCGCTTGCGAACCGTCTGCCATACGTACCCCGAGACCAGCAGCGCGGACGCCGCGAGCATCAGCACCGACGCGGCGCTCGCCGGGCCGACGTTGAAGAAGCGGAAGCCCGTGTCGTAGATATAGGTCGACAAAGTCTGCGTCGCGTTGCCGGGGCCGCCGCCCGTCAGCGCATAGACCTTGTCGAACAGCTTGAACGTGTCGATCGAACGCAGCAGCAGCGCAAGGCCGATCTGCGGCGCCGCGAGCGGCAGCGTGATGTCGCGCAGGCATTGCCACTCGCTCGCGCCGTCGGTGCGCGCGGCTTCGTACAGCTCCTGCGGGATCGACTGCAGCCCGGCGAGCACGATCAGGAACGCCATCGGCGTCCACTGCCACACGTCGACGAGCGCGAGCGACCACAGCGCGAGATGCGGATCGGACAGCCAGCGCACGCCTTCGACGCCGAACGCCGCGAGCAGCGCATTCAGGAAGCCGTCGAAGTTGAGCCAGTTGCGCCAGATCGCCGAGCACACGAGCGTGGACAGCATCATCGGCAGGATCGCGAGCGGCAGCGCGATGCGTCGCCCCGGAAACGCACGCACGAACAGCAGCGCGAGGCCGAAGCCCAGCGCGACTTCGGCGAGCGACGCGACGATCGTGAAGCGCAGCGTGTTGCCGAAGCCGGCCGTGAACGCGTCGTCGCCGAGCACCGCGCGATAGTTCGCGAGCCCGGTAAACGCGCGCCGGCCGGCCGAGTAGTCGACCCGGCAGAACGAATCGATCAGCACCTGCGCGACCGGATACAGCGCGAGCGCGGCGAGCACCAGCAGCGCGGGCCCGAGCAGCGCGACGAACGGCAGGCTGCGGCCGAAGGCTTTCATGCGCTGTGTTCCGGCGAGGGTTGGAGACGCGCGGTCACTTGCCGGCCGCGGCCGTCGCCTGCGCGATCTTCTGCTGCGCCTGGCGCAGCGCGGCGTCGGGCGCGGCCTGCCCGGTCAGCGCGAGCTGCAGCTGGTCGCCGAGAATGCTCTCGACCTGCTGCCAGTCGTTCACGCGCGGCCGCGCACGGCCGGCTTCGAGCGCCTTCAGCTGATCCGGATACCAGCGGTACTGGCGCACCAGCGCCGGATCGTTGAACACGCTGCGGCGGGTCGGCGGAATGCCGATGCCGGCAAGGCGCGTCTGCGTGTCGCGTGCGGTCAGGTACGCGAGGAAATCCTGCGCGAGCTTCGCGTGCGGCGCGTCCTTCGGGATGCCCATCTGCCAGATGCCGAGCATCGGCGCCGGGCCCGCGGTCTGCCCGGGCGGCGGCTGCAGCGCGATCTGGCCGACCACGCGCGACTGCTTCGGATCGTCGAGCGCCGGCACCCACGCCGGCCACACCTCGATCGACTGCGCGGCCGTGCCGCGCTGCAGCGCGTCGCGTACTTCGGCCGCGCCATATACGTCGACGTCCTTCGGCGCGGATGCCTTCAGCGCGAGGAAGGTCTTCAGCGCCGCCTGCGCTTCGCGAGAATCGATCGTCACGTTGCCGGCACGGTCGAACACGTCACCGCCGTAGGCCCACAGGATCGGCAGGAAGCCCGTCACGACCGGGTTGCCCTTCGTGCCGCGGAACACGACGCCCGACACGCTCTTGTCCGCGCCGCCGACGGTCTGCGCGATCTTCAGCACGTCGTCCCAGTTGCGCGGCGGCTGCAGCTTGTACTTCGCGAGCAGGTCCTTGCGGTACGCGAACATTTCGACGTTGCCGACGATCGGCAGCGCGTACAGCGCACCGGCCGCGTTGCGGCCGAGCGCGACGGCGGACGGCACGAGATCGGCGTCGGCAAGCGACGCGGGCAGCGGCTTCAACCAGCCGTTGCCGATGAATTCGGGCGCCCACGTGTCATCCATCATCACGAGGTCGTATGCACCGGTGCCTTCGCGCATCGACAGCTTGAGCTTCTGGTACAGGTTCGCGTTCGGCAGCTTGAGCAGCTCGATCTCGGTGCCCGGGTGCAGCTTGTTGAAGCCGGCGACGGCGTCGGCCAGCCCCTTGCCGTAGATGTCGTCGCGGCCTGCGATGACGAGATCCGCGGCAACGGCGTGCGTGGCGGCGAAGGACAGCGCAAGGGCGGCGGACAGCGCGCGCAGGCGGCTCAGCAAGGTCATGAGGTCTCTCTCGTTCGGCGTGGTGGCGGGACGGCCAGGCGTTGCACACGTGTGCAACGCGGGAGATGCGTGTGGCCGCCTGTTGCGAACGCCATTGTTCACGCCGATCGTTAAGAATTTATGGCACACGGCGATCACCGGTGCGCGGCGCCTGCCGAGCGCTTGCCACAGCGAGCCGGGCGGCAACCCGGCCGCCCGCCACCCACCTGCTGCTCACCGCCCGTTGCGCGTCGCCGGCCGCCCGCGTTCCGCGCGCCGTGTCCCGTGCCCTGCGCTTAAAAGTTCACACGAATGCCGGCCATCACCGCCAGTTGCCGGCTCGAGTTGCTGTTCGCGAGCACCGGAATCTGCGCGTAGTTCACCGCGTTGCCGTCCGCGTCGGTGCCGAGCCCCTTCCCGCTCGCGATCTGGCCGATCGCGACCGCATACAGCGCCGTGCGCTTCGACAGGCTGTAGTTCGTGCCGACGTTCACCTGGTGGAACCGCGTCGTGCCGCGCCCGTCGGTATGCACGGCGTTGAAGATATAGGCGACGCCGCCCTGCAGCGCGGGCGTGAACATGTACGTGGCGTTCACCTCGCCGATATCGAACGTGAACGCCTGCGTGCGCGGCTGTGCGGCGGTCGAGAAATAGCGGCTGTCGCCGAGGCGCGTATGCGTATAGGTGAGCGCGATCGTCGCGTCGCCGAACGTGACCGACCCGCCCGCGCCGAACGCGCGCATCGAGCCGGCGTCCTGCAACAGGCAGACCATCGCGCCCGGGTTGCTGCACGCGAAATCGCCGATATAGCCGGTCGCGCCGCCGAGCGCCGCGTCGAGCGGCTGGTGCAGGTCGAGGTAGCCGATCGAGAATGCAACCGGCGCGCGCGTGTACGTCGCGGCGACCGCATAGCCGCGCTTTGCGGAGAAATCGCCGGCCTGCCCGCCGAAGCTGAACGTGCCGCCGAACGTGAGGCCGTTGAAATCGGCGCTGGTGAACTTCACCGCGTTGTTGAAGTTGAACGCGGCGTTCAGGTTGTCGACGTCGCCGAGGTGCGAGCCGTACGGCGTCGACCAGTTGTTGCTCGACACGTACGCACCGAGCATGTCGGTGTACGAGTCGTACTGGCGGCCGAGGCCGAGCGTGCCGATGCCGTCCTGGCGCAGCCCGACCCATGCCTGCCGGCTGAAGGCCGTGCCGCCCTGCAGCGCCTGCCCGTTCGCGGACAGAAACTGCTGCTCGAGCGTGAACACTGCATTGAGCCCGCCGCCAAGCGGCTCGGCACCCTGGAAGCCGAACCGCGACGGCACGAGGTTGCCGCCGCCCATCTGCCACGCATGGCCGCCGCCCGTGCTGCCGTCGGCGCGCGTGAACTGCTGGTTCGTCGAGTAGATGATGCCGGTATCCACGGTGCCGTACAGCGTCACGCTGCCCGAGGTCTGCGCATGTGCGTGCATGCAGCCCAGCGTCGCCGCAGCCGCGGCCAGTCGTCGTCCAATCTTCATGTCCCGCCCCTCTGTTGTCATCGATTCGCAGTGCAGATCGATGGAGTTGTCGATATGGGTGACAGGACTCTATCCAGCGAAAATTCAGGACCTCTATCGCAAATCGGCAAACAGTCGCATGTGTTGCCCGCGAGGTTGCCCGGCGGCGCCGTCGCGGCGCGCGCGTGTCATTCGGGGCGCGTCGTCTGCGACGGCAGCTCGCCGAACAGGTCGCGATACTCGCGCGCGAAATAGCCGAGGTGCGTGAACCCCCAGCTCGCGGCGGCCTCGCCGACGCCGAGCTGCTGCACGGGCGTCGTGCGCAGCAAGCGGCGCACCGCGTTCAGCCGGATCGTGCGCAGATAGCCGACCGGCGTGACGTCGGCCACGCGCTGGAAACTCGTTTGCAGCGTGCGGCGGCTGCAGCGCAGCGCGCGGCACAGTTCGAGCACGGTGACGGGTTCCTCGGGGCGGTCGCGCAGATGCTTCTCGCAACGGCTCACGATGTCGCTGTAGGTGGCGTGCGTGATGTCGCGGCGCTCGACGCCGATGCCCTGCTCGAGCGCATCGAGGAACATGCCGAGCATCGCGTCGCGGAACATCTTGCGGGTGGCCGCGTATTCGAGGTGGCCCGGGTTGCGCTGCGCATCGTCGATCAGCGACGACAGCCGCACGCCGAGCGCGACGCCCTGCTCGTCGGACAGCCGCGTCACGTGGCGCAGCTTGCGTGCGCCGGATGCGCCGAATTCGGCTTCGCACAGCTCGTCGACCATGTCGGACGCCGCGCTGATCCCGACGAGCCCCATCCCTTCCGGCGTGTGGAATTCGAAATCCTCGCCCGCGCGCAGCGCGAGCAGCGCGTAGCCGTCGACGGGCTGGCCCTGGAACGTGCCCGCGAGCGGCACGGACAGCGGCACCGCGAGCGACGTGCGCCCGGCCGGCGCGAGCCCGGTTTGCGCGACACGCCGGTTGGTCGTTTCGCGGAAGAAGTGGAAATCGTCGTACAGCACCTGCGTGACGGTGCCCTTGAAGCGGCCCGGCGTCATCTGGCGGTAGACCTGATGCCAGCCCGCGATCGCGAGCCCGTGATCGTGCACGTCTTCGTGTGAGCGTGACTGGAACAGCATCGGCATCTCCGGTAAAACCCCTAAACGCGGCCGCCGGTTCCCGGCGCGCAACGCCATAGCTTACCCGTGCAAAATCCTGCGTAGTGCGGTTTCGAACGCGAGACAGGCCGCCGACAGCGCGCCGGCCTGCTCGCCCGTCAGGCGAACGTAGCGGCGGAACGACGGCATCCGGTTCACGACCTCGCTGCCGCCGAACGGCACGATCGCGAGCGTCCAGCGGCCGTCGCGTGCATCGATCGTACAGTGGGTCAGGTGCAGCGGCCGCAGCGCGTCGGCCAGCGACGGTTCGGCGACCAGCGCGGCCACCGCATCGACGAATCCGGGGTCGCATCCCGGCACGGCCACCGCGTCGATACCCGTGCTGCGCAGCCAGCCGGTCTGGCGCACGCGCGCGCTGCCCCGCATGGCCGGGCCGCACGCGGTGGCCGCCACCTTCACGCTGACCGTATGCATCAGGAACTGGCGGTCGACCCGCTCGTCGATGGTCACGCGCACGCCGTTCGGCAGCCGGGCCGTCAGACCGGCAGCTCCGTCGGCCTCGCGCTCGGCGCGCAGGTCGGCCAGCACGCGCGCGGCGAGCGCGCCGGGCCGATGGCTGGGCGGCGGTGCATCGGGCGCTGCGCGCCAGCGGGCGAGCGCGAGCTTCACGATGCAACGTGCTCGTTGCGCAGCACTTCCTCGACCGGCACCGGCCTGAACGGATGCCGGCGCTGCACGACGAGCGTCCAGAACAGCGCGTACAGCGCGGTGAGCCCGAGCATCGCGCCGAACGGCACGTAGATGTCGCGCGCGTTCATGCCCGGCGGCGTGATGTACCAGATCGCCAGGATGATGCCGACGCTCGATACGATCTGCGGCAGCGGGAACAGCGGCGAACGGTACGGGCGCGGCAGGTCCGGGCGACGAATCCGCAGCATCACGACCGATGCGGTGACGAGCAGGTACGCGGTGCCCCACGCGCAGGTCGCGGCGAGCACGAGGTGCAGGATGCTGTCGAGGTTGCCGTTGATCAGCCACGCGTGGAAGATCGGCACGATCGCCGACGCGACGATGCCGACCACCGGCGTCTTGAAGCGCGGGTGCAGGTACGCGAAGCAGCGCGGCAGCGCGCCGTCGATCGCCATCCCGTACAGGATGCGCGGCAGCCCGGCCATCAGCGTGTTGATCGTCGCGGCGCCGGCGCACAGGAACGCGATGCCGAACCACACGCGGCCGAACGGGCCCAGCACCTGCAGCGCGAACGCGGGAATCGCGCCCGGCGTGTCGAGCAGGTGCGTGAGGCCGTCGGGGCTCACCGGCACGTTCGCGACCTGGCGGCGGATCGCCGCGCCGTACAGGAACATGCAGATCGCGACGCCGACGAGGCCCAGCGCCATCGCGCGCGGAATCGTCTTGCCCGGCGCCTTCATTTCCGGCGCGAGCGGCGTGACGAACTCGCAGCCGACGAACATGAACATCGCCATCCCGACCAGCGACAGCACGGCCGGCACCGACGTGCCGACTTCCGAGCCGCCGAACCAGCCGTCGAGATGCACGGCCGGCGCGGCCGCGAGCCCGAGGATCCCGAAGATCATCAGCGACAGCCACATGCCGGCGGTCAGCACGATCTCGAGCTTGCTGAACACCTTGATGCCGATGATGTTGGTGATCGCGAACGTGACGACGAGGCCGACGCCGACGAGCCACGAGCTGTTGTGCTTCTCGAATGCCGCATTCAGCGATTCGAAATTGACGAGCGCCATGATGCCGCTCAGGATCGTTTCCGCCGTGCCGGCGAACACGTGCACGAGGAAATACGCGGAGATCGTGCCGGTGATCGCCCAGAAGCGGCCGAGCCCGCACGACAGGTAATCGTAAACCGAGCCGGCCGTCGGCAGCATCGCGGCGGCTTCGGAGAAGGTCGTCGCCTGCGCCTGCATCATCACGAACGCGATGATCATCGCGATCGCGAACGCCCAGCCGCCCATCCCGAAGCCCGACGTCGCGGTGAGAATCACCGGGCTCGCCATGATGAGGCCGACGGCGCTCGCCAGCGCGGTCGGAAAGCCGACCGCACCCGCCTTCAGCGCCGTTCCGCCGCCTGCTTCAGCCGGCGTGCCGGCGGGCGTGTCGCCCGCTGCGCCGGTAACTCCTGACCATCCCGACATCCCTGTCTCCTTCAAGTGTCGAACCGGGCCGCCGCCCCGCCGGCGGCCCGGGTTCCCTGCCTTGCGGTCAGCCCGGGGCGGCGCTTCGGCGCTTCGTTACCCGGG is a window encoding:
- a CDS encoding carbohydrate ABC transporter permease encodes the protein MADGSQAARMTAQPARITGARTGAAFGRAMPWALRIAALALLLLPCLWMAGAAFMPTLERLDHPLRIWPAAPTFEHFASVWSNGIGAPLFNSLLVGFGTTLLALALAFPAAYALVRLRFPARLDLLFLVLVLALKLMPPITIAVPLFALAKRLHLLDSTLGLMLAYQIYALPMAIWMLLAFVRDVPIEYEEAACIDGAGLARRLVQIVLPLCAPGLIATAIFVFIAAWNEFLIALLFVSTPSRFTLPLAIAGYVTENGIDWGDLMSAGLMASLPTLAVAGYVQRYLLRGFAGGLK
- a CDS encoding carbohydrate ABC transporter permease yields the protein MKAFGRSLPFVALLGPALLVLAALALYPVAQVLIDSFCRVDYSAGRRAFTGLANYRAVLGDDAFTAGFGNTLRFTIVASLAEVALGFGLALLFVRAFPGRRIALPLAILPMMLSTLVCSAIWRNWLNFDGFLNALLAAFGVEGVRWLSDPHLALWSLALVDVWQWTPMAFLIVLAGLQSIPQELYEAARTDGASEWQCLRDITLPLAAPQIGLALLLRSIDTFKLFDKVYALTGGGPGNATQTLSTYIYDTGFRFFNVGPASAASVLMLAASALLVSGYVWQTVRKRRA
- a CDS encoding ABC transporter substrate-binding protein, which codes for MTLLSRLRALSAALALSFAATHAVAADLVIAGRDDIYGKGLADAVAGFNKLHPGTEIELLKLPNANLYQKLKLSMREGTGAYDLVMMDDTWAPEFIGNGWLKPLPASLADADLVPSAVALGRNAAGALYALPIVGNVEMFAYRKDLLAKYKLQPPRNWDDVLKIAQTVGGADKSVSGVVFRGTKGNPVVTGFLPILWAYGGDVFDRAGNVTIDSREAQAALKTFLALKASAPKDVDVYGAAEVRDALQRGTAAQSIEVWPAWVPALDDPKQSRVVGQIALQPPPGQTAGPAPMLGIWQMGIPKDAPHAKLAQDFLAYLTARDTQTRLAGIGIPPTRRSVFNDPALVRQYRWYPDQLKALEAGRARPRVNDWQQVESILGDQLQLALTGQAAPDAALRQAQQKIAQATAAAGK
- a CDS encoding porin codes for the protein MKIGRRLAAAAATLGCMHAHAQTSGSVTLYGTVDTGIIYSTNQQFTRADGSTGGGHAWQMGGGNLVPSRFGFQGAEPLGGGLNAVFTLEQQFLSANGQALQGGTAFSRQAWVGLRQDGIGTLGLGRQYDSYTDMLGAYVSSNNWSTPYGSHLGDVDNLNAAFNFNNAVKFTSADFNGLTFGGTFSFGGQAGDFSAKRGYAVAATYTRAPVAFSIGYLDLHQPLDAALGGATGYIGDFACSNPGAMVCLLQDAGSMRAFGAGGSVTFGDATIALTYTHTRLGDSRYFSTAAQPRTQAFTFDIGEVNATYMFTPALQGGVAYIFNAVHTDGRGTTRFHQVNVGTNYSLSKRTALYAVAIGQIASGKGLGTDADGNAVNYAQIPVLANSNSSRQLAVMAGIRVNF
- a CDS encoding helix-turn-helix domain-containing protein, coding for MLFQSRSHEDVHDHGLAIAGWHQVYRQMTPGRFKGTVTQVLYDDFHFFRETTNRRVAQTGLAPAGRTSLAVPLSVPLAGTFQGQPVDGYALLALRAGEDFEFHTPEGMGLVGISAASDMVDELCEAEFGASGARKLRHVTRLSDEQGVALGVRLSSLIDDAQRNPGHLEYAATRKMFRDAMLGMFLDALEQGIGVERRDITHATYSDIVSRCEKHLRDRPEEPVTVLELCRALRCSRRTLQTSFQRVADVTPVGYLRTIRLNAVRRLLRTTPVQQLGVGEAAASWGFTHLGYFAREYRDLFGELPSQTTRPE
- a CDS encoding DUF3156 family protein; the encoded protein is MKLALARWRAAPDAPPPSHRPGALAARVLADLRAEREADGAAGLTARLPNGVRVTIDERVDRQFLMHTVSVKVAATACGPAMRGSARVRQTGWLRSTGIDAVAVPGCDPGFVDAVAALVAEPSLADALRPLHLTHCTIDARDGRWTLAIVPFGGSEVVNRMPSFRRYVRLTGEQAGALSAACLAFETALRRILHG
- a CDS encoding APC family permease, which codes for MSGWSGVTGAAGDTPAGTPAEAGGGTALKAGAVGFPTALASAVGLIMASPVILTATSGFGMGGWAFAIAMIIAFVMMQAQATTFSEAAAMLPTAGSVYDYLSCGLGRFWAITGTISAYFLVHVFAGTAETILSGIMALVNFESLNAAFEKHNSSWLVGVGLVVTFAITNIIGIKVFSKLEIVLTAGMWLSLMIFGILGLAAAPAVHLDGWFGGSEVGTSVPAVLSLVGMAMFMFVGCEFVTPLAPEMKAPGKTIPRAMALGLVGVAICMFLYGAAIRRQVANVPVSPDGLTHLLDTPGAIPAFALQVLGPFGRVWFGIAFLCAGAATINTLMAGLPRILYGMAIDGALPRCFAYLHPRFKTPVVGIVASAIVPIFHAWLINGNLDSILHLVLAATCAWGTAYLLVTASVVMLRIRRPDLPRPYRSPLFPLPQIVSSVGIILAIWYITPPGMNARDIYVPFGAMLGLTALYALFWTLVVQRRHPFRPVPVEEVLRNEHVAS